A window of Ignavibacterium sp. contains these coding sequences:
- the fabG gene encoding 3-oxoacyl-[acyl-carrier-protein] reductase, producing METKNKKAIVTGGTRGIGRAIVKELATNTNYKGVLSDVAFIYNKSDEAAQQLVKELENSQTKIFAIKADVASFEETQRAISEAIEKLGGIDFLINNAGITRDTLLLRMSEKDFDDVIDANLKSVFNCTKAVLKNLVSQRSGRIVNISSVVALIGNPGQANYVASKAGLIGFTKSVAREVASRGITVNAIAPGFIKSDMTDKLTDEQKQKLVQNIPLGKIGTPENIAKMVAFLCSDDAEYITGQVFAVDGGLTM from the coding sequence ATGGAAACAAAAAATAAAAAAGCTATTGTAACCGGAGGAACAAGAGGAATCGGAAGAGCAATTGTTAAGGAACTCGCCACTAATACAAATTACAAAGGTGTTTTATCTGATGTTGCATTTATTTATAATAAATCAGATGAAGCTGCTCAGCAATTAGTAAAAGAATTGGAAAATTCTCAGACAAAGATTTTTGCCATCAAAGCAGATGTTGCTTCATTTGAAGAAACTCAAAGAGCAATTTCTGAGGCGATTGAAAAACTTGGCGGAATTGATTTCCTTATTAACAATGCCGGAATAACAAGAGATACTCTTCTTTTAAGAATGTCTGAAAAAGATTTTGACGATGTAATTGATGCCAATCTTAAAAGTGTTTTCAACTGTACAAAAGCAGTTCTTAAAAATCTTGTTTCTCAAAGGTCAGGAAGAATTGTAAACATCTCATCAGTTGTTGCTTTAATTGGAAATCCCGGACAAGCAAACTATGTAGCTTCTAAAGCAGGATTAATTGGCTTTACAAAATCTGTTGCAAGAGAAGTTGCCTCAAGAGGAATTACAGTTAATGCAATTGCACCAGGATTTATTAAATCGGATATGACAGACAAATTAACTGATGAGCAAAAACAAAAACTGGTTCAGAACATTCCGCTCGGTAAAATAGGTACACCTGAAAATATTGCAAAGATGGTTGCATTTTTGTGCAGCGACGATGCAGAATATATAACCGGACAGGTCTTTGCTGTTGATGGCGGACTGACAATGTAG
- a CDS encoding DUF3109 family protein, giving the protein MSIKEKYINGIKIDPNIFTFKFGCRCNGECCHYGVYTDLKESEHILTIKDKIIPLMDETQSKNISEWFEPAEEDEDFESGVAVGTEIINNKCTFLDKNGLCVLQRLALQEGEHKWKYKPIYCVLFPLTIYQNTLTIDDEHIDRLKYCNKFPVADTSIFEACKEEIHYFLGDEGFQELLNYKEEVLSQLQNGVLADGNKK; this is encoded by the coding sequence ATGAGTATAAAGGAAAAGTACATAAACGGAATTAAAATCGATCCCAATATTTTTACATTCAAGTTTGGTTGCAGATGTAATGGTGAATGTTGTCATTACGGTGTTTATACAGACTTAAAAGAAAGTGAACACATATTGACTATTAAAGACAAAATCATTCCTTTAATGGATGAAACACAATCAAAAAATATTTCTGAATGGTTCGAACCAGCAGAAGAGGATGAAGATTTTGAATCAGGTGTTGCAGTAGGAACTGAAATAATTAATAACAAATGCACCTTCCTTGATAAAAACGGATTGTGTGTGCTGCAGAGATTAGCGTTGCAGGAAGGTGAACATAAATGGAAATACAAGCCAATCTATTGTGTTCTATTTCCTTTAACAATTTACCAAAACACATTAACGATTGATGATGAACATATAGATCGTTTAAAATACTGTAACAAATTTCCTGTTGCTGATACATCAATCTTTGAAGCTTGTAAAGAAGAAATTCATTATTTTCTTGGTGATGAGGGTTTTCAGGAACTCTTGAATTACAAAGAAGAAGTTTTATCTCAACTTCAGAACGGAGTTTTAGCTGATGGAAACAAAAAATAA
- the fabD gene encoding ACP S-malonyltransferase produces MAKKAFLFPGQGSQYVGMAKDLFDNSVEAKEMIRTADEAVGANLSYIMFNGPEEELKQTEFTQPAIFLHSVVLASLIRTLRPDAAAGHSLGEYSALVAAGAIQFYEAVKLVRQRGLAMQYAGTVMQGTMAAVVGLQPEVVENLCKEASAVGIVQCANFNSPGQIVISGSVDGVKKAMELCKANGAKLVKELVVSGAFHSPLMEPAKERLQKALDETNFYNARFAVYANVTAKPVSEKEEIKKLLFDQLTSPVRWEETIKNMIDDGIEEFYEIGPGKVLQGLVKRINPDVKVFGIDKYEDVYQYI; encoded by the coding sequence ATGGCAAAAAAAGCTTTTCTGTTTCCCGGTCAGGGATCGCAATATGTTGGAATGGCTAAAGATCTGTTTGATAATTCAGTTGAAGCCAAAGAAATGATTCGAACTGCTGATGAAGCAGTTGGTGCAAATCTTTCTTATATAATGTTTAACGGACCTGAAGAAGAATTAAAGCAAACTGAGTTTACTCAACCGGCAATTTTCCTGCATTCGGTCGTGTTGGCTAGTTTAATCAGAACTTTGAGACCTGATGCTGCTGCAGGACACTCACTTGGCGAGTATTCTGCTTTAGTTGCTGCAGGAGCTATTCAATTTTACGAAGCAGTGAAATTAGTCAGACAAAGAGGATTAGCAATGCAATATGCTGGTACAGTTATGCAGGGAACTATGGCTGCTGTTGTTGGACTTCAACCTGAAGTGGTTGAAAATTTATGTAAAGAAGCTTCTGCTGTCGGAATTGTTCAGTGTGCAAACTTTAATTCGCCCGGACAAATTGTAATTTCAGGTTCAGTCGATGGTGTGAAGAAAGCAATGGAACTTTGCAAAGCCAATGGTGCTAAATTGGTTAAAGAGCTTGTGGTAAGTGGTGCGTTTCATTCCCCTTTAATGGAACCGGCAAAAGAGCGATTGCAAAAAGCTCTTGATGAAACTAATTTTTACAATGCACGATTTGCTGTTTACGCTAATGTTACTGCAAAACCTGTTTCTGAGAAAGAAGAAATCAAAAAATTACTCTTTGATCAATTAACCTCTCCCGTAAGATGGGAAGAAACTATTAAAAATATGATTGATGATGGAATAGAAGAATTTTACGAAATCGGGCCAGGCAAAGTTTTACAGGGATTAGTGAAGCGTATTAATCCTGATGTTAAAGTTTTTGGTATAGATAAGTACGAAGATGTATACCAATATATTTAG
- a CDS encoding beta-ketoacyl-ACP synthase III — protein MSETRKYNAIVTGVGMYVPEKVLDNKYFEKIVDTNDEWIRTRTGIRERRIIENGATSDLATLAAKDLFEKHNVDPKDIEVIIIATVTPDMFFPATATLVQHKLGIPNAWGFDLSAACSGFLFALQTGASLIESGRYKKVLVIGADKMSAITDYTDRNTCILFGDAGSAVLLEPTEDLNLGLKKSILRIDGSGKDALYMLGGGSLNPASHETVDKKWHYIYQDGKAVFKVAVKGMADVSAEVMEISGLKSEDVAYLVPHQANLRIIDATAERMGISKDKVMINIDKYGNTTAATIPLCLTEYYRAGKLKKGDNLILAAFGAGYTWGASHLVWAID, from the coding sequence ATGAGTGAAACAAGAAAATATAATGCAATTGTAACAGGGGTAGGAATGTATGTTCCGGAAAAAGTTCTTGACAATAAATATTTTGAAAAAATCGTTGACACAAACGATGAGTGGATAAGAACCAGAACCGGAATTCGTGAGCGAAGAATTATTGAAAATGGTGCAACCAGTGATTTAGCTACATTGGCTGCTAAAGATTTGTTTGAAAAACATAATGTTGACCCAAAAGATATTGAAGTAATTATCATTGCTACAGTTACTCCGGATATGTTTTTCCCTGCAACCGCAACTTTAGTTCAGCACAAACTTGGTATTCCAAATGCGTGGGGATTTGACTTATCTGCCGCCTGTTCAGGATTTTTGTTTGCATTACAAACCGGTGCATCTCTGATTGAAAGTGGGCGTTACAAAAAAGTTTTGGTTATTGGTGCAGATAAAATGAGTGCGATTACCGATTATACTGATCGAAACACCTGCATCCTTTTTGGTGATGCTGGCTCTGCAGTATTACTCGAGCCAACTGAAGATTTAAACTTAGGATTAAAGAAATCAATTTTAAGAATTGATGGTTCTGGAAAAGACGCTTTGTATATGCTTGGTGGTGGAAGTTTGAATCCCGCATCTCACGAAACAGTTGATAAAAAATGGCATTACATCTATCAGGATGGAAAAGCAGTATTCAAAGTTGCAGTAAAAGGTATGGCAGATGTTTCAGCAGAAGTTATGGAAATCAGCGGACTTAAATCCGAAGATGTAGCTTATCTTGTACCTCATCAGGCAAATTTAAGAATCATTGATGCGACCGCAGAGAGAATGGGGATTAGTAAAGATAAAGTTATGATTAACATTGATAAATATGGAAACACAACTGCAGCCACTATTCCTTTATGTTTGACTGAATATTACAGAGCCGGCAAATTAAAAAAAGGCGATAATCTTATTTTGGCTGCTTTTGGTGCCGGATATACCTGGGGAGCTTCTCATCTTGTGTGGGCAATTGACTAA
- the plsX gene encoding phosphate acyltransferase PlsX: MPDNSTEQTKCKIVVDAMGGDFAPQNAVVGAVQALSQNQDFELYLVGKKSEIISVLKKNNLSFDERFIINAEQVIEMGESPTTAIKSKPDSSIVVGARLVKEKKADAFVSAGNTGAMMSASTLIIGRIPGVGRPTIGAEIPNVYGTCYLYDVGAGKDAKPIHLLEYAIMGTIYAKEMGGVSNPSVGVLSMGEEVGKGNEVANEAYNLLKNSRHNFIGNVEGRDILTGKVDVVVCDGFVGNILLKFGEAVPKLLKHLLEQTAKKSLIDALKIVLVKSTLKKALKSLDYQEHGGVPLLGVNGISIIGHGSSTPKAITNMVLKAKLMYDKKLVQKIEKSISEYSNKKMDSE, encoded by the coding sequence ATGCCGGATAACTCCACAGAACAAACAAAATGTAAAATTGTTGTTGATGCAATGGGGGGCGATTTTGCCCCTCAGAATGCAGTTGTTGGTGCTGTTCAGGCATTGAGCCAAAATCAGGATTTCGAGCTTTACCTCGTCGGTAAAAAATCTGAAATTATTTCAGTGCTCAAAAAAAACAATCTCTCTTTTGATGAAAGATTTATCATCAATGCTGAACAAGTAATCGAAATGGGAGAATCTCCAACCACAGCAATAAAATCAAAACCTGATTCTTCAATTGTTGTTGGAGCCAGATTAGTAAAAGAAAAAAAAGCTGATGCCTTTGTAAGTGCTGGCAACACAGGTGCAATGATGTCAGCTTCAACTTTAATTATCGGAAGAATTCCAGGAGTTGGCAGACCAACAATTGGTGCTGAGATTCCTAATGTTTATGGAACTTGTTATTTGTATGATGTTGGTGCAGGAAAGGATGCAAAACCTATTCACTTGCTTGAGTACGCAATAATGGGAACAATTTACGCAAAGGAAATGGGTGGAGTTTCCAATCCCTCTGTCGGTGTTCTAAGTATGGGTGAAGAAGTGGGGAAAGGAAATGAAGTTGCAAATGAAGCTTACAACCTTTTGAAAAATTCCAGACATAATTTTATCGGAAATGTAGAAGGCAGGGATATTCTTACAGGTAAAGTTGATGTTGTTGTTTGTGACGGATTTGTCGGAAATATATTATTAAAATTTGGTGAAGCTGTTCCAAAACTTCTTAAACATTTGCTTGAGCAAACCGCAAAAAAAAGTTTGATTGATGCTTTAAAGATTGTTTTGGTTAAAAGCACATTAAAAAAAGCTCTCAAAAGTCTTGACTATCAGGAACACGGCGGAGTTCCTTTGTTGGGTGTAAATGGAATCTCAATAATTGGTCATGGCTCAAGTACACCAAAAGCAATAACAAATATGGTGCTTAAAGCAAAGCTTATGTACGATAAAAAACTTGTGCAAAAAATTGAAAAATCAATAAGTGAATATTCTAATAAAAAAATGGATAGCGAATGA
- the rpmF gene encoding 50S ribosomal protein L32 yields the protein MPNPKRKMSKSRRDKRRTHYKASLPTLSKCSNCGEMKLAHRACPSCGYYSERSVFVPKS from the coding sequence ATGCCAAATCCGAAACGCAAAATGTCTAAGAGCCGAAGAGATAAGAGAAGAACTCATTACAAAGCATCACTTCCGACTTTGAGTAAATGCTCAAATTGTGGTGAAATGAAATTAGCTCATCGGGCTTGTCCATCCTGTGGTTACTATAGCGAACGATCAGTATTCGTTCCTAAAAGCTAA
- a CDS encoding DUF177 domain-containing protein, giving the protein MKVKISNLSIGEHVFDFEETVEDIDLGEPFFGKVKTNIRLNKLHDQIITHVSSEINASFECDRCTIKFERLIQSDYEMIYLMNEEPEDTDDINITYISRDTDKLDFDNDVREFAILAIPMKKLCKEDCKGLCPRCGADLNFEQCSCQKDDIDPRWEKLFTKKF; this is encoded by the coding sequence ATGAAAGTAAAAATTTCAAATCTAAGCATAGGGGAACATGTTTTTGATTTTGAAGAGACAGTAGAAGATATTGACCTTGGGGAACCGTTTTTTGGAAAGGTTAAAACAAATATCAGATTAAATAAACTTCACGATCAGATTATAACTCATGTTAGTTCTGAAATTAATGCTTCATTTGAATGCGACAGATGTACTATCAAATTTGAAAGATTAATTCAAAGCGATTATGAAATGATTTATCTTATGAATGAAGAACCTGAAGATACTGATGACATTAACATTACATATATTAGCAGAGACACTGATAAGCTCGATTTTGATAATGATGTACGAGAATTCGCTATATTAGCAATTCCTATGAAAAAATTGTGTAAAGAAGATTGTAAAGGACTTTGTCCGAGGTGCGGAGCAGATTTGAACTTTGAACAATGTTCCTGTCAGAAAGATGATATTGATCCGAGATGGGAAAAATTATTTACAAAGAAATTTTAA
- a CDS encoding ATP-binding cassette domain-containing protein: MLEVKNLTKTYGQIRAVDNLTFSVKPGKIFGMLGPNGAGKTTTIRTILNIIKPNSGEVFLNGKPVTKDLFNSIGYLPEERGLYKKSKVVDVITYLAHLKGMQSSDIKTETDKWLKKLEIPQYRERKVEELSKGNQQKIQFITAVIHNPELLILDEPFSGFDPINQQLIKDVILDLLDNGKIIILSTHQMDTAEKLCSEILLINEGKEVLSGSLSEIKQKFGGNHVRFSYEGDVKFLSEMDEVISFELYSNNAEVHIKDEIKPEHFLKKIIDKVTIKQYSIVEPTLNKIFIDTIKNKN, from the coding sequence ATGCTTGAAGTAAAGAATCTTACTAAAACTTACGGTCAAATCAGAGCAGTTGATAACCTCACATTTTCAGTAAAGCCAGGCAAAATTTTCGGTATGCTTGGTCCAAATGGCGCTGGTAAAACAACAACAATCAGGACAATTCTAAATATAATTAAACCAAACTCAGGCGAAGTTTTTCTGAATGGAAAACCAGTAACGAAAGACTTATTTAATTCGATTGGATATCTTCCCGAAGAGCGCGGTCTTTATAAAAAAAGCAAAGTAGTTGATGTAATTACTTACCTGGCTCATCTGAAAGGAATGCAAAGCTCCGATATTAAAACAGAAACTGATAAATGGTTGAAGAAGCTGGAAATTCCGCAATACAGAGAAAGAAAAGTTGAAGAGCTTTCAAAAGGTAATCAGCAAAAGATTCAGTTTATAACGGCGGTAATACATAATCCTGAATTACTTATTCTTGATGAACCATTCTCAGGATTTGATCCAATTAATCAACAGCTTATTAAAGATGTTATTTTGGATTTACTTGATAATGGGAAAATTATTATTCTCTCAACTCACCAGATGGATACAGCAGAAAAACTATGCAGTGAAATTTTATTGATAAATGAAGGCAAAGAAGTTCTTAGCGGAAGTCTCTCAGAGATAAAACAAAAATTCGGTGGAAATCATGTCAGATTCTCTTACGAAGGTGATGTGAAATTCCTTAGCGAAATGGATGAAGTAATAAGCTTCGAGTTATATAGCAACAATGCTGAAGTACACATTAAAGATGAAATTAAACCGGAACATTTCCTCAAAAAAATAATCGATAAAGTTACGATTAAACAATATTCAATAGTTGAACCAACACTTAATAAAATTTTTATTGATACAATAAAAAATAAGAATTAG
- a CDS encoding ABC transporter permease — protein MKKAITVAKWEFLEKIKSKAFIISLFLTPAIIILFSVLPTLLATKDSDSTKAIGILDLTQEYFYDLKNEIETYKLNNNLPAYAILNNYKSNTDADSLVKISDAMVIENKLDGYLLIQKGINDSLKIEFRSKSIGNFQDVARFEEAFNNLRIKRKLLSENFDPEIIEVIKQRTNVNQIKIEKPGEEGKGGFEMVFFSSIIFILLLMMMIIYSGQMLVRSMLEEKSNRLIEILISSCTPQDLLFGKVFGLSALGLTQVAVWLIIGISLIGAAIVPMTSFDNIHLILLYFILGFVFYTTLFVGIGSVASTEQEAQQITSYLSLLLVLPSVFIISTLQNPDSSLVKVLSYIPFTLPSVMILRVNVSPIPLWEILSTILIMIFSILIVIRISGKIFRFGVLYYGKMPSMKEIKVWLKE, from the coding sequence ATGAAAAAAGCAATAACAGTAGCCAAATGGGAATTTCTTGAAAAAATTAAATCAAAAGCGTTTATTATCTCATTATTCCTTACTCCTGCGATAATTATACTATTTTCTGTGCTGCCGACACTTTTAGCTACAAAAGATAGTGATTCAACAAAAGCAATTGGTATTCTTGATCTCACTCAGGAATATTTTTATGATTTGAAAAATGAAATTGAGACCTACAAACTGAACAATAACTTACCTGCTTATGCAATTCTGAATAATTATAAATCAAACACAGATGCTGATTCACTTGTTAAAATATCCGACGCAATGGTAATTGAAAATAAGTTAGATGGTTATCTTCTCATTCAAAAAGGAATAAATGATTCTCTCAAGATAGAATTTCGGTCTAAAAGCATTGGAAATTTTCAGGATGTTGCAAGATTTGAAGAAGCATTTAACAATCTGAGAATTAAAAGAAAACTGTTATCAGAAAATTTTGATCCGGAAATAATTGAAGTAATTAAACAGAGAACGAATGTAAATCAGATTAAGATTGAAAAACCAGGTGAAGAAGGTAAAGGCGGATTTGAAATGGTATTCTTCTCCTCGATAATTTTTATACTTCTTCTGATGATGATGATAATTTATTCAGGACAAATGCTTGTAAGAAGTATGCTCGAAGAAAAATCAAACCGACTTATTGAAATATTGATTTCGAGTTGTACGCCACAGGATTTACTCTTTGGAAAAGTTTTTGGACTTAGTGCACTCGGACTCACGCAGGTTGCTGTCTGGTTAATCATAGGAATTTCCCTAATTGGTGCGGCAATAGTACCTATGACTTCATTCGATAATATTCATTTGATATTATTATACTTTATTCTTGGATTTGTTTTTTACACCACACTGTTTGTTGGAATTGGCTCAGTAGCAAGCACTGAACAGGAAGCTCAGCAAATAACAAGTTATCTGAGTTTGTTGCTTGTACTTCCAAGTGTATTTATAATCAGCACATTACAGAATCCTGATAGTAGTCTTGTAAAAGTTCTCTCTTATATTCCTTTCACACTTCCATCGGTTATGATATTAAGAGTAAATGTATCACCTATTCCACTTTGGGAGATTCTTTCAACAATTCTGATTATGATTTTCTCAATTCTGATTGTTATCAGAATTTCTGGAAAAATTTTCAGATTTGGTGTTTTATATTATGGAAAAATGCCAAGTATGAAAGAAATTAAAGTCTGGCTTAAAGAATAA
- a CDS encoding PrsW family intramembrane metalloprotease, translating into MLIIFSALAAIIPMTIYLILIWRFDKYDREPFGIVLANYLWGAIGAIFLALVGSFFLTTIISFFVKDDRSLGLVGAVAVAPFVEEITKGIFLLITVSNRKFDNITDGIVYGGAIGLGFGMTENFLYFVGNANNLGSWIAIIIIRTLFSAVMHCVSTATLGAFLGYSKFMSKGKRILFALIGLTIAMLIHAGWNSSVSFQSTAPLGFLFLFITVLIFITVFTVSVARERKIIFNELSEEAANGIIPSTHLSILSSSVREQQGWVPESIRKDYIKSATTLAFRKMQARNSNGASKIYYENDIDNYRKFISFLLSGIKA; encoded by the coding sequence ATGCTCATTATTTTTTCTGCGCTTGCCGCTATTATTCCTATGACAATTTATCTGATACTTATCTGGCGATTTGATAAGTATGACCGCGAACCATTTGGAATTGTCCTGGCGAATTATCTTTGGGGAGCGATTGGTGCTATCTTTCTTGCTTTAGTCGGAAGTTTTTTTCTTACAACTATAATTTCTTTTTTTGTAAAAGATGACAGAAGTTTAGGTTTAGTTGGAGCCGTTGCTGTGGCTCCTTTTGTTGAAGAAATTACAAAAGGAATTTTTCTTCTTATAACAGTAAGCAACAGGAAATTTGATAACATCACTGATGGAATTGTTTATGGTGGTGCAATCGGGCTTGGATTTGGAATGACTGAAAATTTTCTTTACTTCGTTGGGAATGCTAATAACCTTGGAAGCTGGATTGCAATTATTATTATACGAACTCTTTTTTCAGCGGTAATGCATTGCGTATCTACTGCAACACTTGGTGCTTTTCTCGGCTATTCAAAATTTATGAGTAAAGGTAAAAGAATTTTATTTGCTTTGATTGGACTAACAATTGCAATGCTAATTCACGCAGGATGGAATTCATCGGTAAGTTTTCAATCAACTGCTCCATTAGGATTTCTGTTTCTTTTCATCACTGTGTTAATTTTTATAACAGTATTTACTGTTTCAGTCGCACGAGAGAGAAAAATAATTTTTAATGAACTCTCTGAAGAAGCAGCTAACGGAATAATTCCTTCAACTCATTTATCTATTTTGAGTTCATCAGTAAGAGAACAGCAAGGATGGGTTCCTGAAAGCATAAGAAAGGATTATATTAAATCTGCAACTACTCTTGCTTTCAGAAAAATGCAGGCAAGAAATTCAAATGGAGCGAGTAAAATTTATTATGAAAATGATATAGATAATTACAGAAAATTTATTTCATTTTTATTAAGTGGGATAAAAGCATAA
- the nadD gene encoding nicotinate-nucleotide adenylyltransferase: MSKIGIFGGTFDPIHHGHLITAQSVREIRELDKIIFIPTYISPHKTNVKTSSPEDRLNMIKLSIEGVDFFEVSDFEIKKHDVSYTVDTLREFKKFYDEIELIIGYDNIFKFYTWKEPDEIMNLAKVIVLKRKSSQPVEFIDKYVEQATFVQTRGIEISATDIRHRVHQGLPIHYLVPKEVEKYILEHKLYTEEI; encoded by the coding sequence ATGAGCAAAATCGGAATATTTGGTGGTACATTTGATCCAATACATCACGGTCATTTAATAACTGCGCAATCCGTAAGAGAAATCAGAGAGCTTGATAAAATCATTTTTATTCCGACTTACATTTCACCACACAAAACGAATGTCAAAACCTCATCACCTGAAGACCGATTGAATATGATAAAACTTTCGATTGAAGGAGTAGATTTTTTCGAAGTATCTGATTTTGAAATTAAGAAGCACGATGTTTCCTACACAGTTGACACTTTAAGAGAATTCAAAAAGTTTTACGATGAAATTGAATTGATAATTGGTTATGATAACATCTTTAAATTTTATACCTGGAAAGAACCTGATGAAATAATGAATCTTGCCAAAGTGATTGTGCTGAAAAGAAAATCTTCTCAGCCAGTTGAATTTATTGATAAATATGTTGAACAAGCTACTTTCGTGCAAACAAGAGGAATTGAAATTAGTGCAACTGACATACGACATCGTGTTCATCAGGGATTACCAATTCATTATCTTGTACCAAAGGAAGTTGAAAAATATATACTTGAACATAAACTATATACGGAGGAAATTTGA
- a CDS encoding NAD-dependent epimerase/dehydratase family protein → MKILVTGGAGFIASHITDAFVNEGHHVVVLDDLSSGFEKNINPKAKFVKGNICDKELVEKLFSEEQFDVINHHAAQMDVRRSVKDPAFDANTNIMGTINLLQNAIKFKVKKFMFASTGGAVYGEQSYFPADENHPTQPRSPYGISKLAVEKYLYFYNAEYGLNYTILRYANIYGPRQNPFGEAGVVAIFSTKLLKGEQPIINGSGEQTRDYVFVGDVVKANLLTLNDSANDIYNVGTGIETNVNQLFHKLNNIIGANKEEKHGPAAPGEQMRSVITSEKLFKKFGWKPSTTLDEGLKLTVDFFRNNLP, encoded by the coding sequence TTGAAAATTCTTGTAACCGGTGGAGCCGGCTTTATTGCTTCACACATTACTGATGCTTTTGTTAACGAAGGTCATCATGTTGTTGTGCTTGATGATTTATCATCAGGATTTGAAAAGAATATTAATCCAAAAGCAAAATTTGTAAAAGGAAATATCTGTGATAAAGAATTAGTCGAGAAACTATTTAGTGAGGAACAGTTTGATGTAATCAATCATCATGCAGCTCAGATGGATGTAAGACGCTCAGTGAAAGACCCGGCATTCGATGCTAACACAAACATTATGGGCACAATAAATCTTCTTCAGAATGCAATCAAATTCAAAGTAAAGAAATTTATGTTTGCTTCAACCGGTGGTGCTGTTTATGGTGAGCAATCATACTTCCCTGCTGATGAAAATCATCCAACACAACCACGATCACCTTATGGAATTTCAAAACTTGCAGTTGAGAAATATTTGTACTTCTACAATGCTGAGTACGGATTGAACTACACCATACTTCGTTATGCTAACATTTATGGTCCAAGACAAAATCCTTTTGGTGAAGCCGGAGTTGTTGCAATTTTCTCAACAAAATTATTAAAGGGTGAACAGCCAATAATAAACGGAAGCGGCGAACAAACAAGAGATTATGTTTTTGTCGGTGATGTTGTCAAAGCAAATCTTCTTACACTTAACGATTCAGCAAACGATATTTATAATGTTGGAACAGGCATCGAAACAAATGTTAATCAACTCTTTCACAAACTGAATAACATCATTGGTGCAAACAAAGAAGAAAAGCATGGTCCTGCTGCACCGGGCGAACAAATGAGAAGTGTTATCACTTCAGAAAAACTTTTTAAGAAGTTTGGTTGGAAACCTTCAACAACTTTGGATGAAGGGTTAAAACTGACAGTTGATTTTTTCAGAAACAATCTGCCTTAA